A genome region from Gossypium hirsutum isolate 1008001.06 chromosome A04, Gossypium_hirsutum_v2.1, whole genome shotgun sequence includes the following:
- the LOC107933355 gene encoding uncharacterized protein encodes MSETQQPVVVYPNTVSSGQVEPSHSHSDGSFGTVFIVLAIIIVISSIACFLGRLCTRRVSQPKPTKQSKSSNPRPKGNDIELGFDGRFPTAKPVGGHGGGGDQSKRFKMLGNEDPRGFRSMPGKHGDVKGFKVHGNGDLRGFRIHGNGNIEGDPKHVDVGVL; translated from the coding sequence ATGTCTGAAACACAACAACCCGTTGTCGTTTACCCAAACACTGTGTCATCAGGGCAAGTAGAACCATCTCATTCTCACTCAGATGGATCCTTTGGCACAGTTTTTATAGTACTTGCAATCATCATTGTTATATCATCCATAGCTTGCTTTCTTGGAAGACTATGTACTCGGCGGGTAAGCCAACCAAAACCCACTAAGCAAAGCAAAAGCTCTAATCCACGACCTAAAGGAAACGACATAGAGTTGGGGTTTGATGGTCGGTTCCCAACTGCAAAACCTGTCGGCGGCCATGGCGGCGGTGGTGACCAAAGCAAAAGGTTCAAAATGCTTGGAAATGAAGATCCTAGAGGGTTTAGATCAATGCCTGGAAAGCACGGGGATGTTAAAGGATTTAAAGTGCATGGAAATGGGGATCTTAGAGGATTTAGAATCCATGGAAATGGAAATATTGAAGGTGACCCTAAGCATGTTGATGTTGGAGTACTTTAA
- the LOC107933330 gene encoding 6,7-dimethyl-8-ribityllumazine synthase, chloroplastic, with protein sequence MALNGNGCCWIQERILSRNGCSVFLTPRSRSSAAILPRKSTALSFSSSFQFQGFVVDRKQSSSSMQTAAVRHLVGSVTKTQGLRFAVVVARFNEIVTRQLLEGALDTFRKYSVNEEDIDVVWVPGSFEIGIVAERLGKSRNYHAILCIGAVIRGDTTHYDAVANSVASGVLSAGLNSGVPCIFGVLTCEDMDQALNRAGGKSGNKGAECALTAIEMASLFDHHLK encoded by the exons ATGGCTTTAAATGGAAATGGTTGCTGTTGGATTCAGGAGCGTATTTTAAGTAGAAATGGATGTAGTGTGTTCCTCACTCCCAGGAGTAGGTCTTCTGCTGCCATTTTGCCCCGCAAGTCAACCGCTCTCTCCTTTTCCTCTTCCTTTCAATTCCAAG GATTTGTGGTGGATAGGAAGCAGAGCTCCTCCTCTATGCAAACGGCTGCAGTCCGCCATTTGGTGGGATCTGTTACCAAAACTCAAGGCCTTCGCTTTGCTGTG GTTGTCGCTCGTTTCAATGAGATTGTGACAAGGCAGCTCTTGGAGGGCGCTCTGGACACTTTCAGAAAGTATTCAGTTAATGAAGAAGACATTGAT GTTGTTTGGGTCCCGGGTAGTTTTGAAATAGGTATTGTTGCAGAAAGGCTGGGCAAGTCTCGAAATTATCATGCAATTTTATGTATCGGAGCTGTG ATAAGAGGAGATACTACTCACTATGATGCCGTGGCTAATTCTGTTGCATCTGGGGTGCTTTCAGCTGGCCTAAACTCAG GTGTTCCTTGCATATTTGGTGTTTTGACTTGTGAGGACATGGACCAG GCATTAAATCGAGCTGGTGGTAAATCTGGGAACAAAGGTGCAGAGTGTGCTTTGACAGCG ATTGAGATGGCTTCCTTGTTTGATCACCATCTTAAGTAG
- the LOC107933337 gene encoding uncharacterized protein — MQVVNPSLSQFTGTAFPVAAGGFNRDFGVKVQIGDDESSKQLEMEEKEEEEFSFDCLNPDGSPISADDVFLNGKIRPVFPFSNEDLVFANGNGSVSKPEDCEVSVRAPLKKVFVEGSPETTSSSETTGPYRRIVEKTLPDTCKKSNSTGFSKLWRFKDFMIRSNSDGKDAFVFFNHTASSSGTSSVKAEKKSEKPKATIKQKSSKTTSAHEKLYVKNKAMREGEKRRSYLPYKQFGFFTNVNKLSRNLHPF; from the coding sequence ATGCAAGTAGTGAATCCTTCTTTGTCTCAGTTCACTGGAACTGCTTTTCCGGTCGCTGCCGGTGGTTTTAACCGTGACTTTGGAGTTAAAGTGCAGATCGGAGACGACGAGTCGAGCAAACAGCTTGAAAtggaagagaaagaagaagaagaattttCGTTTGATTGTTTAAATCCCGACGGTTCGCCGATATCGGCCGACGACGTTTTCCTTAACGGTAAGATCCGTCCGGTTTTTCCGTTTTCTAACGAAGATCTTGTTTTCGCTAACGGAAACGGTTCCGTTTCAAAGCCTGAAGATTGTGAAGTGTCTGTAAGGGCTCCATTGAAGAAGGTTTTCGTTGAAGGTTCGCCGGAAACGACGTCGTCTTCGGAAACAACGGGACCGTACCGGAGGATCGTGGAGAAAACGTTGCCGGACACGTGTAAGAAGAGCAATTCAACGGGATTTTCAAAGCTTTGGAGGTTTAAAGATTTCATGATTCGAAGTAATAGCGACGGTAAAGATGCCTTCGTGTTTTTTAACCATACGGCGTCGTCTTCTGGTACTTCgtcggtaaaagctgaaaagaAAAGCGAAAAACCAAAGGCGACGATAAAACAGAAGAGTAGCAAAACGACGTCAGCTCATGAAAAGCTTTATGTTAAAAACAAAGCAATGAGGGAAGGGGAAAAACGACGGTCGTATTTGCCGTATAAGCAATTTGGGTTTTTTACTAACGTTAATAAGCTAAGCAGAAATCTTCATCCTTTTTAG
- the LOC107933345 gene encoding proline-rich receptor-like protein kinase PERK13: MSELEESLTLENNTSSPSPPSPSKDSKSNEESKDGNSTPSSNWSPSPPSVGDDVSNKKASSSPSNNESFDQSPPSPPPKKRSPPTSSPSPETPPSPSNKQSPPSPSTPSSSSSSSSSSSPPPSPPPPPSPPPPEEQSPPPPSPTPSKKQSPFSPSPSPPPPKKQSSPPSSPPPPKQKSSPPSDSSSRNSPQSPSEKSTLPPPPLLTTSPPQPPSSETSKSLYPSPGFSSPAPNVATKTLSELSPHASALRPLQSSPNAIGASTPSKGGPNDQKGHAIAKNAKYDVMIDATVVGAFFIVAFIALFFFVRKKGKKREAFTPPPTNIEVKSDAAYYNPQLDGLNSTLVNGSEAQRLNNYHGPESGIIAGSKTFFTYEELMEMTDGFARDNIIGEGGFGCVYKGRMPDGRFVAVKRLKVGNGQGEREFKAEVEIISRIHHRHLVSLVGYCISENQRLLIYDFVRNKTLEHHLHGKGMPVLEWPQRMKIAIGAAKGLAYLHEDCHPRIIHRDIKSANILLEDDFEAQVADFGLARLNDSSQSHVSTRVMGTFGYLAPEYASSGKLTDRSDVFSFGVVLLELITGRKPVDPTQPLGDESLVEWARPLLIQALETSDFSEIIDARLEKRYVESEVLMMIEAAAACVRRSATKRPRMALVVRALDFDGSDLTNGVKVGQSTVYDSAKYSEEILNFRRMALGTDTSSESDIYSDEFTSREISRGQPSWRSECSSSEFTSGESELQPIKKNGSGYSDNGASGNCSGGRFK; the protein is encoded by the exons ATGTCGGAGTTGGAGGAGTCGTTGACGCTTGAAAACAATACTTCAAGCCCTTCTCCTCCGTCACCATCAAAAGACTCAAAATCAAATGAAGAATCGAAAGATGGTAATTCAACGCCATCGTCGAATTGGAGCCCTTCACCGCCGAGTGTTGGTGATGATGTTTCTAATAAAAAAGCATCTTCATCACCTTCAAACAACGAGTCGTTTGACCAATCACCACCTTCGCCACCGCCGAAAAAGAGGTCACCCCCTACGTCGTCACCATCGCCGGAGACACCTCCTAGTCCTTCTAATAAACAGTCACCTCCTTCACCATCaacaccatcatcatcatcatcatcatcatcatcatcatcaccaccaCCTtcacctcctcctcctccttctcctcctcctcctgaGGAACAATCTCCACCACCTCCATCTCCTACCCCTTCGAAGAAACAATCACCTTTTTCACCGTCACCATCACCGCCACCTCCTAAGAAACAATCATCACCACCTTCATCACCTCCTCCTCCTAAGCAAAAATCATCACCACCTTCAGATAGCTCTTCTAGGAACTCACCACAATCTCCGTCGGAAAAATCAACCCTTCCTCCCCCACCTCTTCTGACAACTAGTCCACCACAACCACCATCTTCCGAAACTTCAAAATCACTATATCCGTCACCTGGATTTTCATCCCCAGCACCAAATGTTGCCACTAAAACATTGTCGGAACTTTCTCCTCACGCGTCAGCTCTTCGTCCACTGCAAAGCTCCCCTAATGCAATCGGCGCTTCTACCCCTTCAAAAGGTGGCCCTAATGATCAAAAAGGACATGCTATTGCGAAAAACGCTAAATATGATGTTATGATTGATGCAACGGTGGTAGGGGCTTTTTTCATCGTAGCATTCATTGCCTTGTTTTTCTTTGTgaggaaaaaagggaaaaagagagaAGCCTTCACGCCACCACCTACTAATATTGAAGTGAAATCAG ATGCGGCCTACTATAATCCTCAACTTGATGGCTTGAATTCAACTTTGGTGAACGGTTCGGAGGCTCAAAGATTGAATAATTACCACGGTCCAGAATCGGGTATCATAGCCGGTTCCAAGACATTCTTCACGTATGAAGAGTTGATGGAAATGACCGACGGGTTCGCTCGTGACAACATTATTGGTGAGGGCGGGTTCGGGTGCGTGTACAAGGGTCGGATGCCCGACGGGAGGTTTGTGGCCGTTAAGCGATTGAAGGTAGGTAATGGGCAAGGCGAACGAGAGTTCAAGGCCGAAGTTGAGATCATAAGCCGTATTCATCATAGGCATTTGGTCTCTTTGGTTGGATACTGCATATCTGAGAATCAAAGGCTGCTAATATATGATTTCGTGAGAAATAAAACCCTTGAACATCATTTGCATG GTAAAGGAATGCCAGTGCTTGAATGGCCCCAAAGAATGAAGATTGCAATAGGAGCAGCCAAGGGTTTGGCATACTTACATGAAGATT GTCATCCAAGAATTATCCATAGGGACATTAAGTCAGCAAACATTCTATTGGAAGATGATTTTGAAGCACAG GTGGCAGACTTTGGACTTGCCAGACTTAATGACTCTAGTCAATCCCATGTTTCAACTCGTGTGATGGGAACATTCGG GTACTTGGCACCGGAGTATGCATCAAGTGGGAAGTTGACGGATAGATCTGATGTTTTCTCATTTGGAGTTGTGCTTTTAGAACTTATAACGGGTCGAAAACCCGTTGATCCGACTCAGCCCCTGGGTGATGAAAGTTTGGTCGAATGG GCACGACCTCTCCTCATTCAAGCCCTTGAAACTAGTGATTTTAGTGAAATAATTGATGCAAGGCTTGAAAAGCGTTACGTAGAGAGTGAGGTATTAATGATGATCGAGGCAGCCGCCGCTTGTGTGCGGCGTTCCGCCACAAAACGGCCTCGCATGGCGTTG GTGGTAAGAGCATTGGACTTTGATGGATCTGATCTAACAAATGGGGTGAAAGTCGGTCAGAGCACTGTTTATGATTCTGCCAAGTATAGTGAAGAAATTTTGAACTTCAGGAGGATGGCACTTGGCACTGACACCAGCTCGGAATCGGACATTTACAGTGACGAGTTCACTTCAAGAGAAATATCACGTGGACAACCTTCATGGAGGTCCGAATGTAGTTCAAGCGAATTTACGAGCGGCGAATCAGAGCTTCAACCTATTAAAAAAAATGGTAGTGGATATAGTGACAATGGCGCATCGGGGAACTGCAGCGGCGGTCGCTTCAAATGA